The sequence below is a genomic window from Chryseobacterium foetidum.
GAGCTGCATATTGGTGTGTTTATGAGATATAAATGTAGGAATAAACAGGGAAATTAATCTAAATAATGACCCCTGCTTTGTCACTGTAAGCGATTCTTCTGCCAATCGTAATAAAACACACTTCACACTATAAAATTTATAATTGAACTAAATAATTAGATTGACAATCAATAAAGAAATAGTCAGACAGGAATTGTATTTTCCGGACAACATAATCCGATTGTAATCATCAATCATCAATCATCAAACATCAATCATCAATCATCAATCATCCAACACCTCGCACCCCGCATCCCATATCCCGCATCTCGTATCCCGAACCCCGCACCGCGCACCAACAAATCCCAAACAAAAAATACCACATCACCATCATTTTACTATTCAAGGCATAGTTCTTGTTAGTAAAACACCAAACCACTCACAATGTATACTTACGATCAATTTTTAGAACTCGACAGCGAGACACAGCTGGCTTTGGTACAGACCGAAGGCAGAATTATAGTAGAACAGAGATGTTCAGATTTCCATTCTATCATCTATGGATTGCAGAATTTCAACGTAGAACTGGTGGATGATATGAAGACAGGTAAGGTAAAAATCAATCGAACCTACCGCAACGTCAGCCGTGAGAATGTGCGTCCCGTGTACTACAAATAAGACACCAACTCAACATTATATATGAAAAACAGGCTGCCTCACGAGGTTGCCTGTTTTTGTTTTATAGCTGATATCATTCTAAAATTTATTGAACCGTAAGGTGTTCTTTTAAAAGAAAAATAAGAGCCAACTGTACAGCCACCACCAATACCAGTTTAAGGATAAATGTTTTTTTTGCGTATTTATGTCTGAAGAAGGTCATCCCGATCAGAGCTCCAAAAGTACCGCCCAAAAATGTAAGCATAAGCAAGGCGCTTTCCGCTATTCTTTTCTTTCCGTTTTTTGCCAGCCGCTTATCCCATCCGAAGGCAAGGAAGGTGAGGAGGGTTATGATGATGAGGTAGAATTTTAGGGGCATGGGATGCTTTTAAAGTTGCAAGATAGGTAATTGAAAGTATTGAACCTTTGATAATACAAACTATTTGACAAAAAGAAACCTGAGAATAATCTCAGGTTATTAATTTAACAATATTACCTCACATTCACCACCTGCTTAATCGTATTATAAAAAGCCTGATAGAATGAGGGGTCTTGTGCATACAATTTATACAGTTCCAATTCCTGTTTTCTCTGTTGAGACATGACGTCATCCAGTATTTTCTTCAAGGCTAATTCTCTGTTTTGGTCATCTGCATTTTGTGCTACCTTTATATCAAAATCAGGGTGTGCCTGTACAGATTTGCTCAACGAAACAAATTTTACTCTTTGATCTTCCGGTGTCGCTTCCCATCCCTGAAACCATTTCTCATTAAATCCGTTGATGATATTTTCTAATTCATCTTTTTCTTCGCTGCCGTGTGCTCCCCTAGCATTTGGATTTTGAGGATCAACTTGTGTTTCAGAATCATCTAAAGAAATAGTTGCATTGAGCTTCACTCTTTCCAGACCGTATGTTGATAAATCAACAGATTCTAAAAGCTGATCTAATAGGTCTTTATTTTTATCTTCAATCTTTAATTTTGGGATAAGAAACTTTAAAAACCAAAACAATTTTTCCCACGCCAACATTTCATAAGGCAAAATAGCAGCAACTTGTCCATATATCTTCACAAATTGTTTCGCCTTGATTTTATAATCTGCTTTGTCTTTTTCTTCCAAGTCCAAATCGGAAATAAACCGTTGTGCTGCCACATCAATTATTGGACTTAAAAACTGAGCATCCACTTTGTTAAAGTATTTCTCATTGAAATCTTCCACTTCCGACTGCTCATAAATTCCGGAATCATCCAAACTGTCTTTCAGTTCGTGCAACACATTGATGTCCGTAGCACTGCTTAAGGATGTTGAAGTATAGAACGGGTCGAACGAGTTCTTAATATCTTCCACCGTATTGAAGAAATCCAATACAAAAAGGTCTTCAGTTTTCTTAGCCAATTTATTGGCAGAGCGGTTTAATCGGGATAATGTCTGAACAGCCAAAACGCCTTGCAGTTTTTTATCCACATACATTGCAGAAAGTTTGGGTTGGTCAAATCCCGTCAGGTATTTATTGGCAACCACCAGCATTCTGTATTCGTCTTCATCAAATTTATCTTTGGTTTCGCTTTCCGGAAAACCGTTCATTTGGGCTTCGGTATATTCGATGCCATCCACTTCTTTTGTTCCGGAAAATGCAATGACGATTTTAAAAGGATTTCCTCTGCCAATTAATAATTGTTGTAAAGCCTGATAATAACGGATAGCCGATTCTATACTTTGGGTAACAACCATCGCTTTGGCTTTACCGCTCAATTTCTTTTTATTTACAATCGAACCCGCAAAATGGTCCAGCACTATTTCGGCTTTTGTACCAACGGTCTGCTTATGCTTTTCTACATAAGCACGTAGTTTTTTCTGTGCTTTACCCGTATCAAACAGAGGATTATCCTCTATTGATTTTTCAATTTCATAATAACTTTTATAGGTGGTGTAATTGGCTAAAACATCCAGAATAAATCCTTCTTCAATCGCCTGTTTCATCGAATACAGATGAAAAGGTTTGAAGGAACCTTCTTCCTGTTTTACCCCAAACTTCTCCAAAGTATTATTCTTGGGCGTGGCGGTAAAAGCAAAGTAAGAAGCGTTCTTGGTCATCTTCCTCGCTTTCATTGCCTCCAAAATCTTGTCCTGATAATCAACTGCATCCGAATCTTCACCTTTATTTCCAATGGCTTCATTGAGTTTGTCGGCAGAACTTCCTGACTGTGAACTGTGTGCTTCATCCACAATGACAGCGAACTGCTTATTGCTCATATCGGCAATACCTTCAATTATAAACGGAAATTTTTGAATGGTCGTAATAATAATTCTTTTACCATTTTCCAAAGCTGACTTTAAATCCGAAGACCTGTACGCTGGAGCAACAATGTTTTTAACTTCTGAAAATTCTTTGATATTATCACGAAGTTGTTTGTCCAACAATCTTCTATCGGTGACAACAATTACAGAATCAAACAAAGGCTGATTGGTATTTTTACTTCCAGCAACAGCTTCGCTCTCAGGGTAGGCTTCTATCAACTGATAAGCCAACCAAGTTATGGAATTGGACTTACCCGAACCAGCACTGTGCTGAATCAAATAGGTTTCTCCAGCACCTTTTTGAGTAGTGTCTTTTATCAGTCTGCGTACCACATCCAGCTGATGGTAACGTGGGAAAAATAAAGTCTTCTTACTCAAAGCATCATTTTCTGCACCATCAAACCTTACGAAATGCTGAATGATATTGGCAATGCTTTCTCTTCGCAAAACATCCTGCCAGAAATAAGCGGTCTTATGTCCAAAAGGATTTGGTGGATTGCCCTTCCCAAAATTATTACCGAGATTGAAAGGTAGGAAAAACGTATTTGCTCCATCCAGTTTGGTAGTCATATAGATTTCATCGGTATCGACTGCAAAATGGACAATACATCTTCCAAAATTCAACAAAGGCTGAGCAATATCTCGTTTGTATTTATATTGGTTTACGCCGTGTACTTTGGCATTCTGTCCTGTCCAATGATTTTTCACTTCTATGGTTGAAATAGGAATACCATTGATGAAAATCACCATATCGATTTCCTCAAGCGGATTGGTTACCGAATATTTTAATTGTCGGGTAACGCTGAACTGGTTATTTTCAAAATTATCTTTGATGCTCTGACTGCTATTTTGCAAAGGCGCTACATAAAACAAAGTAAAATGTGCATCATCTACTGCCAAACCTTTACGAAGCAGACGAAGAATACCATACTTCTTCACCAGCTTATCGAAACGGTCAAGCACTTTTATTTTCCAATCCGACTGGCGTTTGAGTTTTTCTAATTCTTCCTTATGGGTCGTCTCAAGAAAATCCCAAAAGCGCACCTCATCCAATGCGTATCTTGCATTGAAATCTGTGGGATTGCCAATGCGATAACCGTTACCGCTATAAGGCTCACTAGGTTCAGCAACAGTTCCGTTTTTTATATCTTCGGTCGAAAGACCACAGAGTGCTTTTTCTATGGCGGTTTCGAGCGCGAGTTCGTTAGTTTGTGATGGCATAAATTAAATAGTTAAATGTGGTCCGATATATCCGACGAATACTTTTCTACTTTTATTTTGAGGAAAAAAATGGAATCTTAAATCACCAGTCTTAATATGTAACTCAAAATATTCAGTTCCTCCTTCAGGCAGAGAAAATAATCTTTCATTTCCATAATTGCTCATTGTTTGATTTGTTTCTGGTGAGATTCTTAATGAATATTTATTATTTATATCTCGATAACTAAAATCTCCTTTATCCCATTTAGAAACAGCTGCATCAAATTCTTTTAATCTATCAATTATTTGATTAAAATGACTTGACTTGCCTATCTTTAAAATTTGGTTTTTTACTTCACCACAAAATGTTAGGTTAGGAAATAATCGATTTCTCTTAGTCCAAAAATTCCGAAAATTAACTCTCCATAGATTGATAGAATTAAAATTTGCATAGTCATCATTATTTTTTATCTGTTTATCTTTAATGATTGACGTTTTTATAAAATCTCCTCCTAAAAAACCATTATCTTCGCCAGGAAAGTTTGCATCAATCTTCGCTTCAGTATCTAAATAAATACTATGAGGTTTTAATTGCTCAATAAAAACAGCAATCGCAGCTTCATCTTGATTACTATAATTTGAATATAATTGTGTAATGTGAGGTATGTCGAAAATTGAGTTATGCTTTAAAAACTGATCTTCCGCCAATCTTTCTATTGCAACTAAATCGCGACAATAATTTAAAAACATATCATATGTTTTGCAATTTAATGCTTCATTCAGCGTGAAAAAATTACTCATCTGTTTTTTCTACTTTTTGATTGTTTTTTTCTTTTCTTATATTAAAAAGCATTGCAAAATCCATTTGAGTCTGATCAAAAAATCCTTTCGGCCAATCAGATAATTCACCAAGTTCATTTATTGATATTGATTCTATTTTGGGTTGTATGTGATCCTCTTCTTGGCTGAAAAAATTGATTGTGACTGATTTTGTAGAAATTTCTTTTGTTGCAACAGATATTTGAACACCATTAATAAAATGATCGCTATGTGTTTCAACAATTACGTTTACTCCTGCATTAGCAACCATAGCAAGAAATTTCCCAACTTTAGACTGAGCTGATGGATGGAGGTGAGCTTCAGGGTTTTCAACTATCATATAGCTTCCTTTTTTTGCAATCAATCCTGTAACCAAAATTGGTAAAACATAGCTGATACCAAATCCAATATTTGTTGCAATAGTTGAATCTCCTTTTGTATAAAAATTATCGACCTTTATTTGAGCAGAATGAGTTTCAGGATTATAAGAAGCTGAAATTGAAACACCAGGCATCAGTTCGCTTAGCCAAGCATTTACTTGTTGTTCCAAGCGTGGACTTTTTGATTTTTTGTTTCTTCTTATTTCTTCTATTTCAAAGGTGTAATTTGAATCGGTGTCAGCAATTAACTGTGCGACAAACTCCCCTTGAAATCCTGCATTTGGAAAGTCATAAAATTTTATGCCTTGGTTAATTCTTGGTCCAATTCTTTCAGCATTCAAATAATAAAATTCTTGTAAGAACATACCATCCAAATTTATCAAGTGTTTATTATGAACTTCAATGGGTTTAAGGTGTAAGTTTGCTTTTTCATCAATATTGTAGACTACGTTAAAAGATTGTCTACTATTAATACCAATAGAAACAAAATCAGGCGAAGTATTTCGTGGAATTAGCATATAACTATTTCCAAGTGCCAGACAGTAAGAACCATTCAATTCTACATCTAACCCATTTGTTTTTTCATATACATATCTTTTTCCATCACCTTTTTCCCAACTACCACAATGTTCAATCGTTCTTCTTAGAAATAATAATGCTTGAATAACGGTACTTTTACCATTTCCATTAGCACCTGCCAAAATTGTCAATTTATTTAATGGGACTATTATATTCCTAAAACATTTAAAATTTTCAATTTCTAAACTAAAACTGTCCATAAAACTAATTATTTAAATTTTCATCAATTATATCCTTCACTTTATCAAAAACATAGAGCAAATTATTTTTACCATTTGTTCCATAAGATAAAAAATTTAAAAAAGTTCTATCTTCATAAATATTTTCAGCTAAAGGCTCTAATAGAGCCTTTTCACTATTTAGACTACGTATTTGATTATGATCATATCTAGCTAAAAACACAGACCAACTTACAAAAAGAGCTTTGTTAATTAATTGTTTATTTGCATTTGGATTTAAATCAACGGGTCTTACCTTTCTAAAAGCATATTTTCGTCCAAATAAATATTCAGCATTTTTCATTGAGTTAGAAAATAATGAAACATATTTGCTTAGTTCGTTATAGTTTTGTTTTGATAGTTCTTCAGTTAAATCATCCAAGGAAGTATCCATATATCCATTATATTCTTCTATACTATTATAGTTTTCTATAAATCTATCAAACAAAATAAACCTTAATGCAATTTCCTGATCATCCATTCTCGTGGGTTTGATACTTTTATCAGTAGCACTTTTAAATTCAGGAAGTTCAACCATTGCTTTTAACACATCGCGTAAACTATTAGTAGCTAAACAATTTCTTATCTCTTGATTATTTAGAGGTTTACCACCTGTATTAATTCTTCTAAATATATCATATTTAACTTTTGGAGGAGAAGACGGATCAATTACATTAACAGAAAATTGTGTCTGATTAAACCATCTAAAGTATTTGGGGTCTAATCCCGCCTTTCCTTCATCGCTTCTGTAATATTTACCGCCACAGCTCTCCTCAAGATATTCCAAATTTCTTAGTGAGAATTTATTATCCATAAATTCCTTGATTGTTGTTAGACGCTGCAGACCATCAACAATTGTTATTCTGCCCTCGTCGTCTTCCGAGAAATAAAACATAGGAAGTGGTATTCTTAACAGAATTGACTCTATTAATCTCGACTTCTGCGCACTGTTCCAAACAAAATTTCTTTGAAAATCTGGGGATAAATCAATATCTCTATCATCAATCATATCAGATATCAGACGTAAACTAAATGACTTTGCGTGAACTTTGATTTCTTCGGGATTAAACGGACTATGTTCTTCCGGTATGGCACTTTCTGTATTTTCAGTTCCAGATTGCTCAGATTCTATTAAATCTAAAACTAATTTATCCAACTTGGAAGACAATACAACATCATCTTCATTCAAATCAGTGTTCTTATCAGTGATAACGAATATATTATTTTCTATATAACCTTTTAGCCATACTACATCTTCATTATCTTTAAATTCAAAATGATTGTCTTCTAATTTAAAAGCATTAACAAATATTGACGTTCCATCTAAAATATTTAATTCTATCATTAGTAATTGATTTTTTTCAAATTTAATTAATTTTCACCTTCCCCGTTACCACATTATCGATCAGCACCGTTTTATACTCCTTCAGCTTTTCTATTTCCTGCTCTTTCAGCGTGATGACTTTGGCGATTTTTTCGTTGATATTTAATATGTAATCCGAAATTTCATTAATTTCTTCTTCGCTAGACGGAATTAGAACTGAAAAACCAAGGATTTTGGTTTCAGAAATTGTTGGTATAGTACTTCCAATCACATTTCTTTCAACCTGCAATTGAAATATATCGCTTTTTAAAAGTTCATACAAATAATCAGCTTTAATTTGGATTTTCTTCAAAACTAAAAGCTGAGGATTAATTGTAGCTTTTTGAGGCAAATTTTTAACGATGCCAATTTTACCATAGGTTGAGCCTGTTTTAACAATTAGTATGTCGTTCTCTCTAATTTTAATTTCTGGAGATTCGTTATACTTAAACCACGACAAATAAGAATTACTATTGAATTCCATATTCGTTTCTTTGATATTTGATGGACTAATCGTTATTGCCCCATCTCCCTCATCAACTAAATCAGCAGTGGTATATCCTCTAAATCCAATTCTACCAAAAGCTGTACAAAATGACTTCAACTTCCTCACCTCCCAATGCTCCGGAATTTCCCCAATCCAATCCACACCGCTGTCTTTGAGTTTTACGGTATCATCCAAACCTTTGGTAACTGCCTTTTGGATGAGGATTTGGCGGCGTTCTTTCAGCAGTTCTATTTCTGTTTGCTTGTTGGCAATCGTTTGGTCTATTTTGGCGGTTTTGTCATCTAGAAAGGTGGCGATAGTTTGCTGTTCGGAAAGTGGTGGAATCGGAGTATAAGAATATTTCAATTCTTCATAACTGATGTTTTTACCTTCTCTAATTCCAACAATACTTAGCTGTAGTTCAGCAATGAATGCTTTGCTTTTAAAAAGAAATTTAAAGTAATTATCATTAATTTCTTTTTGAGATTTTAATACAGTGTAGGCAGGACTTATTATTCCTTCATATTCAGAATATTCTAATCCTCCTTCAAAAGACCTCAAGCTTATTGCGAAATCACCTTTACAGATAACTTTGAAAGATTCTAAATTTCCGGTAGGCATAACCATTCGGCTTTCTACCATACTTCTTGGAATCACTCCTTTATCTTGAGTTACAGAAAGCAACTCCAAGTCTGGTTTATTTTTTACTGAAACATCTTTAAATAAAAACTTTAATTTTAAAATCTCCCATTTATCAGGAATCTCCCCAATCCAGTCCACGCCGCTTTCTTTGTATTTTTCGTATCGCTGCATCGTCTAAAAATTTAAGATTTCAGCCAGCAATCCGTCGCCTTCCTGTTCCAACGCCAAAATATCTTTGGTCACATCTTCCAGACTGCGCAATGGGGCAGGTTGGTAAAAATATTTATTGAAGCTCAGCTCATAGCCAATCTTTACAGAATCCAAAGCAATCCAGCTTTCTTCGGCATAAGGTTTTACTTCTCGTAAGAAATAATCCTGTATGTTTTCTTTCAGCGGTATGCTTTCGCTGTCGCGTAAATCACTTTCGGTTTCATAGACCGTGTATTCGCCTTTTTTATCGGTAGCAAAATAGCCGTAGTAAGCAAGGTCTTTTTCTGTACAACCTAAATAATCAAGCAAATCCGTCAGTTTCTGTCCGCTCAGTTTTTCTGTTTTCTTAACGACTTTATCAGCTTCGGCATCATACCAGCTTACGGTATCTAAAATCTGTTTTTTTTCCGAAGCAGACAGTTTGGTTTTGTCGCCTTTCAACACTTCATCCACCTTGCTGCCAAATTCATTGAAGTTGTTATAAACCTCTGTTCCCAAAACTTCCATCAGGCGAACCGCCGTTTGGTACAGGCCATCCTGTTTTTCCCAGCTTTCTTTTTTCAGAAATGCAGACAGCTGTTTTGCATTGATGTTGAGGTCCTGCTTTTCGGCAAGGTCTTCAATTTCTTTTTTATGTTTTTCCAAACCTGCATATACTTCCATTCCGTATTTCTCATACAGTTCTTTGGAAAATACAGGTTGTGTCTTATCCCATTTCAAGGCTTCAATTTTCTCTTGGGTAAACTGGGATTTTAAGCGTTTCGGTCTTTCGATATTGACTTTGTAATAGCCAAAATCGGCATTCTCAAAAACTTTGCTTCCGATATTTCCGGTATCTTTTTTATCTAGTGTTGAAAGCTCTAAATAACAGTTCAGAATTTCTTGAATATGTTGTTTCGTCAGTTCACAGTTTTTGTTACCGAGATTTTTTCTGAGTTTCTGATACATTTCACTCGCATCAATCAACTGTACTTTCCCTTTGCGGTTAGCGGGTTTGTTGTTGCTGAGAATCCAGATGTACGTGGTAATGCCTGTGTTGTAAAAAATATTATTCGGCAACTGGATAATCACATCCAGCAAATCATTTTCAATAATGTAGCGTCTGATATTGCTTTCGCCACCGCCTGCATCGCCGGTAAACAGACTCGAGCCATTGTGTACCGAGGCAATACGGCTTCCGATGGTATTTTTGTTTGTAATGGCTTTCATTTTATCCACCATTTCCATCAGGAAGAGCAATTGTCCGTCGCTGCTTCTCGGCACGGCATCGGCATCTTCTTCTTCGCCCCAGTAATTTTTCAGTTTAATGAGAAAACGGTTGTCGATAACATCTTTTCCGTCTTTAATGTATTTCTGTTCACTCGCCCAGCTTTTTCCATAAGGCGGATTCGACAGCATAAAGTCGAATTTCGTTCCGGCAAATTCATCTGTAGAAAGTGTAGAACCAACCTTGATATGTTCAGGGTCTTTGCCCTTAATCATCATATCCGATTTACAGATGGCGTAGGTTTCGTCATTCACTTCCTTCCCAAAAAGATACACCGATGTATTGGTCGCTTTGATTTCGCCCTCTTCATCGGTAATGAACAGTTCAGATTCTGTCAGCATTCCACCCGTTCCGCAAGCAGGGTCATAAATGGTAATCACCGATGGTATTTTATCTTTAATCGGGTCAAAAACCATATGCGTCATCAGGTCGATAACTTCCCTCGGCGTATAGTGTTCTCCAGCTTCCTCGTTATTTTCTTCATTAAATTTCCGGATCAGTTCCTCAAAAACATAACCCATTCCCAAATTGGTTAGCGCAGGAATTTTTCTTCCGGCAGTATCCAGTTTTTCAAAAGGCGTCAAATTGATATCCGGCGAAGTGAATTTCTCCAAAACATCCAGCAACACATCTTTGTTCGCCATATGCTTGATTTGCGCCCGAAGCTTGAACATCTCAATAATTTCCTGCACATTGGCACTGAAACCATTAAGGTAATCTTCAAAATTCCCCAACAAAATCTGCTGGCTGTTAGTAGCCGAACCGTGAAGACTTTGCAGTGTCCATTCGCTGGTATTATAGAATACGTACTTGGAAGCAGCGGTCATTCCTTTGTCGTCCCATTCGGTAAACTTCATTGTTTCCTTCTGGAAAGCGACTTCTTCTAAAACGTGTTGTTTGGTAGGTTCCAACAAAGCATCCAGTCTTCGCAAAACAACCATTGGCAGGATGACATCCCTATATTTTCCTCTTACATAGACGTCTCTTAGGCAGTCATCGGCAATACTCCAGATGAAGGAGACGAGTTTATTGTGTACAGCGTGGTTCATTTAATTGTATATCATTATAAGCACTCGATTCAAAGAGTGCTGTTTCATTTGTTAATCTTTACTGTCCTGCCACATCTGCACCCATTCCTCAAAATAGGCACGCAGACTGTCAGAAGTTTGAATATAGTATTTTACAGGATCATTTGCAAACGATTTGAGTTCCGTTTCATGAGTTTCTTCATTGTAGATGGGTAGAAATATATTGTTTAATTCAAAAATAAGATTGCCTCCCTGTTTGAGGAACTCCATATGAATGGCTTTTACGTCAAGAAGATCTATGGCAATACCGCCGTTATGCATGATCATAGCTTAGTTTTTATATTGAGAAATCAAAGATAATTAAAAATTCATTTTCACCATTGAGGGAAAGCTGAAATCAGAAACTTTATCCATTTATAAAATCTTTAATCAACCCCAACAATTCCTCCTCATTCATTACCGCAATACTCAAAGCAGAAATCTTTTCCATTTTCTTCGGACCAGCTCCGGTGCCTACCAGTACCAGATCTGTATTTTTTGAGATACTCGTGTTAATATCTGCACCGCAGTCAAATAAAATCTGGGCTAACCTGTTTCGCTGTTTCGGAAAGGCAGAAAACTCTCCGGTAATCACCACTTTTTTAGAATAGAAATAGTGATTTTCATACTTGGGTTTTTCAGCAGGATAAATCAGTGAAGAGTCAATCTTCTTGAATGAAAAAGTGTTGGTGAAAAAATCTGTTTTTGAACTTTCTTTTTTCACTTTATGATCAGGCATAAAGCGGTTGTTCAGCTTAAAAAACTGATTCATCTTCAGGAAAATAAATCCACAGACTTCAGCATCATACTGAGCATTATGATGTTGGTTTTCACTGAAATTCAGACTGAACAGTTCGGCTACGGTAGATAATTTGTGATTATTCAGGTAGGGAAACAGCTGTTTTGAAAGCTGTAGAGTACAGATGCCATGATAATCGGGTAGGGTCATTCCATAAAAACGAAACAGACTTTCCAGAATCGGAAACTCTACCGTACATCCATTGTGTGCAACAACAGTTTCACCCTTGATATACTGTCGGATTACATTCCACACTTCTGGAAATGCCGGAGCATTACACGTGTCTTCCGCAGTCAGTCCGTGAATCGAACTGTGAAGAGCCAGATAAACATTATCAGGTGGCTGCACCAGATAATTTTTGGAATAAATAATGCTTCCGTTTTCAAATACCGCAATCCCGATACTGCAGACCGAACAGGAATCATTGTTGGCTTTTTCAAAGTCTATAGAGGTAAATCTCATCGTTTAGTTTTCAGTTTTTTCAAATGTAAATAAAAAAACACAACGCCTTTTACGTGAATCCCCATTTACGCCAAATCTTTTAAAATTAATCTTAAAACTAACGAATAGGTTATCCATTATTTCGCATAGATGCCTACGGCATGACAAATTGGCTGCAGATAAATTTTAAGAAGTATAGTGAAACAACCTCCGTCAGTTCGAGTGTTTTTCGCAGCGCAGCGTAGAAAAATGTATCGAGAACCAGTGAACAGACGACCCTTTTGTTAAACACAAACTTCTCGATACGGTTTTCTTCAAAAACCTACTCGAAGTGACGCGACCATCAAAACATTGAATATCCGCGCGTCAGTTCGAGTGTTTTTCGCAGCAAAGCGGAGAAAAATGTATCGAGAACCAGTGAACGAACGAAACTTTTGTAAAACAACAACTTCTGGATACGGTTTTTGTCAAAACCTACTCAAAGTGACGCTACCATCAAAATATTGAATATCCGCGCGTCAGTTCGAGTGTTTTTCGCAGCGCAGCGTAGAAAAATGTATCGAGAACCAGTGAACAGACGACCCTTTTGTTATACACAAACTTCTCGATACGGTTTTCTTCAAAAACCTACTCGAAGTGACGCTACCATCAAAATATTGAATATCCGCGCGTCAGTTCGAGTGTTTTTTGCAGCATAGCGGAGAAAAATGTATCGAGAACCAGTGAACAAACAACCTTTTTGTAAAACAACACTTCTAAAATATCTGTAAAATTTTATTATTTTTAGATATGCAAATTTCATTTGTTTATATATTACTCTGCTCCGATAACACTTACTACACTGGTGTAACCGAAAATGTTTACAAACGTTTTGATGAGCATCAGGACGGAAAACATTTTGGTTCATACACTTATTCACGACGTCCGTTACAATTGGTCTATTTTTGTCAGTTCATGGATATTGAAATGGCGATTGCATTTGAGAAAAAAATCAAGAAATGGTCACATGCTAAGAAAAAAACTCTAATTGAAGGAAGATATGACGATCTACCTAATCTCGCAAAAAAGAAGTTTGATAAATAATTCATCAACAGCCGCTAACATCACAGTATTGATTCCCCACGTCAGTTCGAGTGTTTTTCGCAGCGCAGCGTAGAAAAATGTATCGAGAACCAGTGAACAGACGACCCTTTTGTTAAACACAAACTTCTCGATACGGTTTTCTTCAAAAACCTACTCGAAGTGACGCCACCGTCACTACATCGATTTCTACGTCAGTTCGAGTGTTTTTCGCAGCACAGCGGAGAAAAATGTCTCGAGAACCAGTGAACAGACGACCGCTTTGTAAAACAACAACTTCTCGATACGGTTTTCTTCAAAAACCTACTCGAAGTGACGCGACCATCAAAATATTGAATATCCGCGCGTCAGTTCGAGTGTTTTTCGCAGCATAGCGGAGAAAAATGTATCGAGAACCAGTGAACAGACGACCC
It includes:
- a CDS encoding restriction endonuclease subunit S, with product MDWIGEIPDKWEILKLKFLFKDVSVKNKPDLELLSVTQDKGVIPRSMVESRMVMPTGNLESFKVICKGDFAISLRSFEGGLEYSEYEGIISPAYTVLKSQKEINDNYFKFLFKSKAFIAELQLSIVGIREGKNISYEELKYSYTPIPPLSEQQTIATFLDDKTAKIDQTIANKQTEIELLKERRQILIQKAVTKGLDDTVKLKDSGVDWIGEIPEHWEVRKLKSFCTAFGRIGFRGYTTADLVDEGDGAITISPSNIKETNMEFNSNSYLSWFKYNESPEIKIRENDILIVKTGSTYGKIGIVKNLPQKATINPQLLVLKKIQIKADYLYELLKSDIFQLQVERNVIGSTIPTISETKILGFSVLIPSSEEEINEISDYILNINEKIAKVITLKEQEIEKLKEYKTVLIDNVVTGKVKIN
- a CDS encoding type I restriction-modification system subunit M; this encodes MNHAVHNKLVSFIWSIADDCLRDVYVRGKYRDVILPMVVLRRLDALLEPTKQHVLEEVAFQKETMKFTEWDDKGMTAASKYVFYNTSEWTLQSLHGSATNSQQILLGNFEDYLNGFSANVQEIIEMFKLRAQIKHMANKDVLLDVLEKFTSPDINLTPFEKLDTAGRKIPALTNLGMGYVFEELIRKFNEENNEEAGEHYTPREVIDLMTHMVFDPIKDKIPSVITIYDPACGTGGMLTESELFITDEEGEIKATNTSVYLFGKEVNDETYAICKSDMMIKGKDPEHIKVGSTLSTDEFAGTKFDFMLSNPPYGKSWASEQKYIKDGKDVIDNRFLIKLKNYWGEEEDADAVPRSSDGQLLFLMEMVDKMKAITNKNTIGSRIASVHNGSSLFTGDAGGGESNIRRYIIENDLLDVIIQLPNNIFYNTGITTYIWILSNNKPANRKGKVQLIDASEMYQKLRKNLGNKNCELTKQHIQEILNCYLELSTLDKKDTGNIGSKVFENADFGYYKVNIERPKRLKSQFTQEKIEALKWDKTQPVFSKELYEKYGMEVYAGLEKHKKEIEDLAEKQDLNINAKQLSAFLKKESWEKQDGLYQTAVRLMEVLGTEVYNNFNEFGSKVDEVLKGDKTKLSASEKKQILDTVSWYDAEADKVVKKTEKLSGQKLTDLLDYLGCTEKDLAYYGYFATDKKGEYTVYETESDLRDSESIPLKENIQDYFLREVKPYAEESWIALDSVKIGYELSFNKYFYQPAPLRSLEDVTKDILALEQEGDGLLAEILNF
- a CDS encoding exonuclease domain-containing protein; amino-acid sequence: MRFTSIDFEKANNDSCSVCSIGIAVFENGSIIYSKNYLVQPPDNVYLALHSSIHGLTAEDTCNAPAFPEVWNVIRQYIKGETVVAHNGCTVEFPILESLFRFYGMTLPDYHGICTLQLSKQLFPYLNNHKLSTVAELFSLNFSENQHHNAQYDAEVCGFIFLKMNQFFKLNNRFMPDHKVKKESSKTDFFTNTFSFKKIDSSLIYPAEKPKYENHYFYSKKVVITGEFSAFPKQRNRLAQILFDCGADINTSISKNTDLVLVGTGAGPKKMEKISALSIAVMNEEELLGLIKDFING
- a CDS encoding GIY-YIG nuclease family protein — encoded protein: MQISFVYILLCSDNTYYTGVTENVYKRFDEHQDGKHFGSYTYSRRPLQLVYFCQFMDIEMAIAFEKKIKKWSHAKKKTLIEGRYDDLPNLAKKKFDK